In one Lolium rigidum isolate FL_2022 chromosome 3, APGP_CSIRO_Lrig_0.1, whole genome shotgun sequence genomic region, the following are encoded:
- the LOC124702044 gene encoding uncharacterized protein LOC124702044 isoform X1, with product MSRPSRSDAHLSPVDEAVRVAEVREYYDDAAPKRHTKPSRSEHSTVYTDDALVDSSHPELDKLQELEAHTKKLVLEGGKPGEEFVETEYYKDLGGVGKQHHTTGTGFIKMDKPTGASFELSEDPDASERHASCKGNPATNEWIPSADTVGGQTDDPGCLFFLPCTLTIQVAISALLMIHERAIRFCSRTLRHP from the exons ATGTCGCGGCCGAGCAGGAGCGACGCGCACCTGTCCCCCGTGGACGAGGCGGTGCGGGTGGCGGAGGTGCGGGAGTACTACGACGACGCCGCGCCCAAGCGCCACACCAAGCCCTCCCGGAGCGAGCACTCCACCGTCTACACCGACGACGCGCTCGTCGACTCCTCCCACCCGGAGCTCGACAAGCTCCAGGAGCTCGAAGCCCACACCAAG AAACTGGTGCTCGAGGGCGGCAAGCCTGGGGAGGAGTTCGTGGAGACGGAGTACTACAAGGACCTCGGCGGCGTCGGCAAGCAGCACCACACG ACTGGGACGGGCTTCATCAAGATGGACAAGCCCACCGGCGCCTCGTTCGAGCTCTCCGAGGACCCCGACGCGTCGGAGCGCCATGCTTCTTGCAAGGGGAATCCTGCCACCAACGAGTGGATCCCGTCGGCCGACACGGTAGGAGGACAGACAGATGATCCTGGTTGTCTCTTCTTTTTACCCTGCACTCTTACCATACAAGTCGCAATTTCTGCACTTCTCATGATCCATGAACGGGCGATACGATTCTGTTCGAGAACCCTCCGGCATCCCTAA
- the LOC124702044 gene encoding uncharacterized protein LOC124702044 isoform X2 has translation MSRPSRSDAHLSPVDEAVRVAEVREYYDDAAPKRHTKPSRSEHSTVYTDDALVDSSHPELDKLQELEAHTKKLVLEGGKPGEEFVETEYYKDLGGVGKQHHTTGTGFIKMDKPTGASFELSEDPDASERHASCKGNPATNEWIPSADTVGGQTDDPGCLFFLPCTLTIQVYQASDKPSRSDS, from the exons ATGTCGCGGCCGAGCAGGAGCGACGCGCACCTGTCCCCCGTGGACGAGGCGGTGCGGGTGGCGGAGGTGCGGGAGTACTACGACGACGCCGCGCCCAAGCGCCACACCAAGCCCTCCCGGAGCGAGCACTCCACCGTCTACACCGACGACGCGCTCGTCGACTCCTCCCACCCGGAGCTCGACAAGCTCCAGGAGCTCGAAGCCCACACCAAG AAACTGGTGCTCGAGGGCGGCAAGCCTGGGGAGGAGTTCGTGGAGACGGAGTACTACAAGGACCTCGGCGGCGTCGGCAAGCAGCACCACACG ACTGGGACGGGCTTCATCAAGATGGACAAGCCCACCGGCGCCTCGTTCGAGCTCTCCGAGGACCCCGACGCGTCGGAGCGCCATGCTTCTTGCAAGGGGAATCCTGCCACCAACGAGTGGATCCCGTCGGCCGACACGGTAGGAGGACAGACAGATGATCCTGGTTGTCTCTTCTTTTTACCCTGCACTCTTACCATACAA GTGTACCAGGCGTCAGACAAGCCCAGCAGAAGCGACAGCTGA
- the LOC124702044 gene encoding uncharacterized protein LOC124702044 isoform X3 — protein sequence MSRPSRSDAHLSPVDEAVRVAEVREYYDDAAPKRHTKPSRSEHSTVYTDDALVDSSHPELDKLQELEAHTKKLVLEGGKPGEEFVETEYYKDLGGVGKQHHTTGTGFIKMDKPTGASFELSEDPDASERHASCKGNPATNEWIPSADTVYQASDKPSRSDS from the exons ATGTCGCGGCCGAGCAGGAGCGACGCGCACCTGTCCCCCGTGGACGAGGCGGTGCGGGTGGCGGAGGTGCGGGAGTACTACGACGACGCCGCGCCCAAGCGCCACACCAAGCCCTCCCGGAGCGAGCACTCCACCGTCTACACCGACGACGCGCTCGTCGACTCCTCCCACCCGGAGCTCGACAAGCTCCAGGAGCTCGAAGCCCACACCAAG AAACTGGTGCTCGAGGGCGGCAAGCCTGGGGAGGAGTTCGTGGAGACGGAGTACTACAAGGACCTCGGCGGCGTCGGCAAGCAGCACCACACG ACTGGGACGGGCTTCATCAAGATGGACAAGCCCACCGGCGCCTCGTTCGAGCTCTCCGAGGACCCCGACGCGTCGGAGCGCCATGCTTCTTGCAAGGGGAATCCTGCCACCAACGAGTGGATCCCGTCGGCCGACACG GTGTACCAGGCGTCAGACAAGCCCAGCAGAAGCGACAGCTGA
- the LOC124695264 gene encoding uncharacterized protein LOC124695264 — translation MAGRSWWRGAGGFVVWLSGDAEAPREFGSMEDFWGFYLGQHSKPATRRWHFAGTLASLVCALLAAATGRASLLAACPVLGYGMAWYSHFFVEGNRPATFGHPVWSLLCDYRMFALILTGRIDAELARLRIRPRSDAAVHQE, via the exons ATGGCCGGGAGGAGTTGGTGGCGCGGCGCGGGCGGGTTTGTCGTTTGGCTCTCCGGTGACGCAGAAGCG CCGAGGGAGTTCGGGAGCATGGAGGATTTCTGGGGCTTCTACCTGGGCCAGCACTCGAAGCCGGCGACGCGCCGCTGGCACTTCGCCGGCACGCTCGCGTCGCTCGTCTGCGCACTCCTCGCGGCCGCCACCGGCCGCGCCTCGCTCCTGGCAGCGTGCCCCGTGCTCGGGTACGGCATGGCGTGGTACAGCCACTTCTTCGTGGAGGGCAACCGGCCGGCCACGTTCGGCCACCCCGTCTGGTCCTTGCTCTGCGACTACCGCATGTTTGCCCTCATCCTCACCGGCCGCATCGACGCCGAGCTCGCACGCCTCCGCATCCGGCCCCGGAGCGACGCCGCCGTTCACCAGGAGTGA